One window of Dyadobacter sandarakinus genomic DNA carries:
- a CDS encoding O-antigen ligase family protein — protein MERDIQITGGKGTGVQATLRERLREMFLVNKLSGKTGLFLLLALSLAFGALVIFNGIVAAALILVILIGPLVVYSIVVFPAFGITVLLVMAYLLFYIMRFGVNFPMGTLMDGIQALLILGFFISQRKRQDWSIIKGPVSTMILVWILYNLIQVANPTAESRLAWVYTIRSVAVVMLMYFVFMFQIRTIWLIRFLLRMWLTLAAIAALYAFKQEYIGFSPAEEAYLYSDPGIADLLFISGHWRKFSILSDPVAFSYNMVVASLISITMLTYVKKTWQKVLHGWLIVIFFMAMLFSGTRGAYVLIPAALVLFVILRLNRQVLIASGIGALFIIFLIFVPTTNSNIVRFQTAFKPNEDISFQARKNNQKRIKPYILSHPMGGGLGAVGVWGQRFAPNSYLASFPPDSGYVRVAVELGWIGLFLFCMLMFLILRQGVNNYYTIRNPELKTYCMAMLMIVFAYNIGNYPQEALVQFPSNIYFYLAVALINVTKRLDKEEQARIRLT, from the coding sequence GTGGAGCGCGACATTCAGATCACGGGTGGCAAAGGTACCGGCGTGCAGGCCACGCTGCGGGAGCGTCTGCGCGAAATGTTCCTGGTCAACAAGCTGAGTGGCAAAACCGGCCTGTTCCTGCTACTGGCGTTGTCCCTGGCTTTCGGCGCATTGGTGATTTTCAATGGCATTGTTGCTGCGGCATTGATCCTGGTGATCCTCATTGGTCCCCTGGTAGTATATAGCATTGTCGTATTTCCGGCTTTCGGTATTACCGTGCTGCTTGTCATGGCCTACCTGCTGTTTTACATCATGCGGTTCGGGGTCAATTTTCCCATGGGTACCCTCATGGACGGCATACAGGCCTTACTGATCCTGGGCTTTTTTATCAGTCAGCGGAAGCGCCAGGACTGGTCTATCATCAAAGGTCCTGTCAGTACCATGATCCTGGTATGGATCCTGTACAACCTCATCCAGGTCGCCAATCCTACTGCCGAGTCACGCCTCGCCTGGGTTTACACGATCCGTTCCGTAGCGGTGGTCATGCTCATGTATTTCGTGTTCATGTTCCAGATCAGAACCATCTGGCTGATCCGCTTTTTGCTGCGTATGTGGCTTACCCTGGCTGCCATCGCCGCGCTGTATGCATTCAAGCAGGAGTACATTGGTTTTTCACCTGCAGAGGAGGCTTATCTTTATTCCGATCCGGGCATTGCAGATCTGCTTTTTATCTCGGGGCACTGGCGTAAGTTTTCGATCCTTTCCGATCCTGTTGCCTTTTCCTATAACATGGTGGTAGCCAGCCTGATCAGCATAACCATGCTGACCTACGTGAAAAAGACCTGGCAAAAGGTCCTGCATGGATGGCTGATTGTAATCTTTTTCATGGCAATGCTTTTTTCAGGAACCAGGGGAGCTTACGTACTGATACCCGCAGCACTGGTACTTTTTGTAATCCTGCGCCTGAACAGGCAGGTACTGATCGCCAGCGGAATCGGGGCATTGTTTATCATATTCCTGATTTTTGTTCCTACCACCAACTCCAACATCGTCCGGTTTCAGACGGCTTTCAAGCCCAATGAGGATATCTCCTTTCAGGCCCGGAAAAATAACCAGAAACGGATCAAGCCGTACATTCTGTCGCACCCGATGGGTGGCGGGCTCGGGGCTGTGGGTGTTTGGGGGCAGCGTTTTGCGCCTAACTCATACCTGGCAAGCTTCCCGCCCGACAGCGGCTATGTACGCGTAGCGGTGGAGCTGGGCTGGATCGGGCTTTTCCTTTTTTGTATGCTGATGTTCCTGATCCTGCGACAGGGTGTCAACAACTATTATACGATCCGGAACCCTGAGCTGAAAACGTACTGTATGGCGATGCTGATGATCGTATTTGCGTACAATATCGGGAACTACCCGCAGGAGGCACTCGTACAGTTTCCTTCCAATATCTACTTCTATCTGGCCGTCGCATTGATCAACGTAACCAAGCGCCTCGATAAGGAAGAGCAGGCGAGGATCCGGCTTACTTGA
- a CDS encoding lipopolysaccharide biosynthesis protein encodes MSDFLQFIRLLQRNKITLILVPLITVIVSYFLVQELPDTFKSHARIATGLVDKTDQVITNEKEEQDQQIARKFESLIQMIKLKRSLDQVSYKLLLNDLKGTKDSTWREPVKDLENMSKADKAKAIALITQKYKAREELFLWKPFENRLNKILIDMGYDSGTLRDKLLVYRVSTSDYIDLEFEAEHPDLAAYILNTLAQEFIADNSSRIVGNNKKTIDFLQGFMQQKLTALNERMNTLKNYKIQNRVLNLNEQAKSIYGQMADYETRREVAQKDIIAYGAAIKNIDNKFNPADRKYFESALTAINQQIIQSKNNLRALNERYVLSNFDTRLKSSVDSLKNKLASEIDNASDKYAYNPMALKQDLVTQKMQMEISLELARNSVASIQGELNRLNRKFDGLVPNEAKIQEYETGIDIASKEYIEALQRYNEASLNSSFPVYVRLIERAMPGEVQASKKMVLVILSGVISLVFCVFVFFILFYLDKSIRYPLQLANATDKPVLGYLNSLDKDSGLSVSGINSSDDKPVRLYKNLIRSIRYELDNELDDPKMIAVTSLSSSLGKTSFVISLAWAFSKINKTVLIIDGNFEQRDVSRLNPDSELFENFLKRDTILEANSGQISILTNKGGDMSLLELADEKRIYERLQILKTQFDVILIETDSLNAMNKAKEWIAFADRVVAVFAAGRTISDEDQSKIQYLNTLEAKFSGWVLTNTEDIPEQAGKIAKPVEV; translated from the coding sequence ATGAGTGATTTTTTGCAATTTATCCGGCTGTTACAGCGCAACAAGATCACCCTGATCCTGGTGCCCCTTATTACTGTAATTGTCAGCTACTTTCTCGTACAGGAACTGCCCGATACCTTTAAGTCGCACGCGCGCATTGCAACCGGGCTGGTAGATAAAACCGATCAGGTGATTACCAATGAAAAAGAGGAGCAGGACCAGCAGATTGCGCGCAAGTTCGAGAGCCTGATCCAGATGATCAAGCTGAAAAGGTCGCTCGACCAGGTTTCGTACAAGCTGCTTCTCAATGACCTGAAAGGGACCAAGGACTCTACCTGGCGCGAACCTGTCAAGGATCTCGAAAATATGAGCAAGGCCGACAAAGCGAAGGCAATCGCCCTGATTACCCAGAAATACAAGGCCCGGGAAGAGCTTTTTCTTTGGAAACCTTTTGAAAACAGGTTGAACAAAATCCTGATTGATATGGGCTACGACTCCGGTACCCTGCGTGACAAGCTGCTGGTGTACCGTGTCAGTACCAGCGACTACATTGATCTTGAATTTGAAGCCGAGCATCCCGACCTGGCAGCTTATATCCTGAATACGCTGGCCCAGGAGTTTATCGCAGATAACTCTTCCCGCATTGTAGGAAATAACAAGAAGACCATCGACTTCCTGCAGGGCTTTATGCAACAGAAGCTTACCGCCCTCAACGAGCGCATGAACACGCTCAAAAATTACAAAATCCAGAACCGCGTACTTAACCTGAACGAGCAGGCGAAGAGTATTTACGGGCAGATGGCCGATTATGAAACACGGCGCGAAGTAGCTCAAAAAGACATTATTGCGTACGGGGCAGCCATCAAAAACATTGATAACAAATTTAACCCTGCGGACAGGAAGTACTTTGAAAGCGCACTCACGGCGATCAACCAGCAGATCATTCAAAGCAAAAACAACCTCCGTGCCTTAAATGAAAGGTATGTGCTCAGCAACTTTGATACCCGGCTGAAATCGAGTGTCGACTCCCTGAAAAACAAGCTGGCATCTGAAATCGACAATGCGTCGGACAAGTATGCGTACAATCCGATGGCGCTGAAGCAAGACCTGGTCACCCAGAAAATGCAGATGGAAATTTCGCTGGAACTGGCCAGAAACAGTGTGGCTTCCATCCAGGGCGAATTGAACCGCCTCAACCGCAAGTTTGACGGTCTGGTACCCAATGAGGCCAAGATTCAGGAATATGAAACTGGCATTGACATTGCCAGTAAGGAGTACATTGAAGCTCTCCAGCGCTACAATGAAGCCAGTCTGAATTCGAGCTTTCCCGTGTACGTGCGGCTGATTGAGCGGGCTATGCCGGGCGAAGTACAAGCCTCCAAAAAGATGGTGCTCGTGATCCTTTCCGGTGTGATCAGCCTGGTATTCTGTGTGTTTGTCTTCTTCATTCTTTTTTATCTCGACAAATCGATCCGCTACCCTTTGCAGCTGGCCAATGCCACCGACAAGCCGGTACTGGGCTATCTCAACTCGCTGGACAAAGATTCGGGCCTGAGTGTTTCGGGTATCAACAGTTCCGACGACAAGCCGGTACGATTGTACAAAAACCTGATCCGCTCCATCCGCTACGAGCTGGACAATGAGCTGGACGATCCCAAAATGATCGCCGTGACGAGCCTTTCGAGCAGTCTGGGCAAAACATCTTTTGTGATATCACTGGCGTGGGCATTTTCCAAGATCAACAAAACGGTTCTGATCATCGACGGTAACTTTGAACAACGCGACGTATCCCGGCTTAACCCCGACTCTGAATTGTTTGAAAACTTTTTGAAAAGAGATACGATCCTTGAAGCCAATTCCGGCCAAATCAGCATCTTGACCAACAAAGGCGGCGATATGTCGCTCCTTGAACTGGCGGACGAAAAGCGCATTTATGAGCGCCTGCAAATTCTGAAAACGCAGTTCGATGTCATCTTGATCGAAACAGATTCACTGAATGCCATGAACAAGGCGAAGGAATGGATCGCATTTGCCGACCGCGTCGTGGCTGTGTTTGCCGCCGGCCGCACCATATCGGATGAAGACCAGTCGAAAATCCAGTACCTGAATACTTTGGAGGCGAAATTCTCGGGCTGGGTACTTACCAATACCGAAGACATTCCTGAGCAGGCTGGTAAAATAGCTAAACCCGTGGAAGTATGA
- a CDS encoding TolC family protein, translating to MRYAVFLIPLFLFVQSARAQETLSKDVSIEYLEKLIAICKANYPKVKMYESRMQVAEYGVKKAKLSYYDIINFSYLYSPTNTTATLSSTLLSGYQFGFFVNIGALLQKPSLIKQAKGEYQVAKFDKEANDLTMEAEVKKRYYTYIQKKAIFRVRSGALLDVESMLANIRHRFENGQESLEKYNQVILMQTDHMQNLITSESELLIAKSSLEELLGQKLEDIK from the coding sequence ATGCGATATGCAGTGTTTTTGATACCTCTTTTCCTTTTCGTGCAGAGCGCCCGGGCGCAGGAAACGCTGAGCAAGGACGTATCCATCGAATACCTCGAAAAGCTGATCGCAATCTGCAAGGCAAACTATCCCAAGGTCAAGATGTACGAATCCCGGATGCAGGTAGCCGAATATGGAGTGAAAAAGGCGAAGCTGTCGTATTATGACATTATCAACTTTTCATATTTGTACAGTCCTACCAATACGACTGCGACACTTTCATCCACGCTGCTGAGTGGCTACCAGTTTGGTTTTTTTGTCAACATAGGCGCGCTTCTTCAGAAGCCCAGCCTGATCAAGCAGGCCAAAGGAGAGTACCAGGTAGCCAAGTTTGATAAAGAAGCCAATGACCTCACCATGGAAGCGGAGGTGAAGAAGCGGTACTACACATACATTCAGAAAAAAGCCATATTCAGGGTGCGTTCCGGCGCGCTCCTGGATGTGGAAAGCATGCTGGCCAACATCAGGCACCGGTTTGAGAATGGCCAGGAATCACTGGAAAAGTATAATCAGGTCATTCTGATGCAGACGGACCATATGCAGAATCTGATCACCTCCGAAAGCGAGCTGCTGATTGCAAAAAGCAGCCTTGAAGAACTTTTGGGACAAAAACTTGAAGATATCAAATGA
- a CDS encoding response regulator transcription factor produces the protein MSKSSLLIIDDEPSITKILEHFLKKDFDVVVKHDGSEGMLWLEEGNQVDLIIADLHMPNLSGKEFLKVARASNLYADIPIIILSGSDESSERIYCLNAGADDFMVKPFNPMEVHAKINAILRRSKRFS, from the coding sequence ATGAGTAAATCAAGCCTGTTGATTATAGATGACGAGCCAAGTATTACCAAAATACTGGAACATTTTCTTAAAAAGGATTTTGATGTTGTAGTGAAACATGACGGCTCGGAAGGTATGCTCTGGCTTGAAGAAGGCAACCAGGTCGACCTTATCATTGCCGACCTGCATATGCCGAACCTGAGCGGCAAGGAGTTTCTGAAAGTAGCCCGTGCGAGCAACCTTTACGCCGACATCCCCATTATTATCCTCTCCGGATCCGATGAGAGCAGCGAGCGCATTTACTGCCTCAATGCAGGCGCGGACGACTTCATGGTGAAGCCTTTTAACCCCATGGAAGTACACGCCAAGATCAACGCGATCCTCCGACGCAGTAAACGCTTCTCTTAA
- a CDS encoding acyltransferase, whose product MSFTEQIRSSPRLKKFVHWLLIPTSQARPRLWVRIFLNRFFHQRGKNVVIRRWVRMDVLPFNHFSIGDNSMIEDFTTINNGVGDVRIGDNSLVGLGNVIIGPITIGNNVILAQNIVASGLNHNYQNVRQPIHKQGVNMAQITIEDDCWIGANTVITAGVTIGKHSVIAAGSVVTKDVPPYSVAVGNPSRRIKGYDEQQDQWVRV is encoded by the coding sequence ATGTCATTTACCGAACAAATCCGGAGCAGCCCCCGCCTAAAAAAATTCGTTCACTGGCTTCTGATCCCGACCAGCCAGGCAAGGCCGCGCCTCTGGGTACGCATTTTCCTGAACCGGTTCTTTCATCAGCGCGGCAAGAACGTGGTGATCCGCCGCTGGGTCAGAATGGATGTGCTGCCCTTCAATCATTTCTCAATAGGCGACAACTCGATGATTGAAGATTTCACGACAATTAATAATGGTGTAGGGGATGTAAGGATTGGGGACAACTCGCTGGTAGGTCTGGGCAATGTGATTATTGGTCCTATAACCATCGGAAACAACGTCATACTTGCACAGAACATCGTAGCGAGCGGGCTGAACCACAATTACCAGAATGTTCGCCAGCCGATTCACAAGCAGGGTGTCAACATGGCGCAGATAACCATCGAGGACGACTGCTGGATCGGCGCCAATACGGTAATTACTGCCGGGGTGACCATCGGCAAACATTCCGTTATCGCCGCCGGGTCGGTCGTTACCAAAGACGTCCCTCCATATTCCGTAGCCGTGGGCAATCCTTCCCGCCGCATAAAGGGCTACGATGAGCAGCAGGATCAATGGGTCCGGGTGTGA
- a CDS encoding acyltransferase family protein, which produces MVRTDARIHSLDYLRGLAAISIMLYHMHLLSFGEADASSPLAKVKIYGVTIFFVLSGLTLYKVYVAQFTLSRLSNFFVKRIFRIVPLLWLATFLTYLLDTENIPVKRLVLNFLVLPGIIRPEFFVADGAWSIGNECGFYLFFPFMLMLVRKNKRYIILLLLAAMLPFLYYTYNMLNPGLTLGAQWKYYVNPLSQFIFFVVGMLLGMLADPGQNLRRWAPLLSVAALAAIFLYPAAGEPVVLVSGHTRIWLSLITIALCYFIYISDLSFLPRAVQWALSTLGEISYSVYLLHPVIYAMIRWVFGEHYAAHMYEIIVITIAATLVLSYFSYEYFEKTFMKLAQKYQPGKKSLSPVK; this is translated from the coding sequence ATGGTCCGCACTGATGCGAGAATTCACTCCCTTGACTATCTGCGGGGCCTGGCGGCGATCAGTATTATGCTGTATCATATGCACTTGCTGAGCTTTGGCGAGGCTGATGCTTCCAGTCCGCTGGCAAAGGTAAAGATATACGGAGTCACCATTTTTTTTGTACTCAGCGGGTTGACTTTGTACAAGGTGTACGTGGCCCAGTTTACACTTTCACGCCTTTCCAATTTCTTTGTCAAACGTATATTCCGCATTGTGCCGCTGCTATGGCTGGCCACTTTCCTTACGTATTTGCTGGATACTGAAAATATTCCCGTCAAAAGGCTGGTGCTTAATTTCCTGGTCCTGCCCGGCATCATCAGGCCGGAGTTTTTCGTAGCGGATGGGGCGTGGTCTATCGGGAATGAATGCGGCTTTTACCTGTTTTTCCCATTCATGCTAATGCTGGTGCGGAAAAATAAAAGGTACATTATCCTGCTGCTGCTCGCCGCAATGCTGCCCTTTTTATACTATACATACAACATGCTGAATCCCGGGCTCACGCTTGGTGCTCAATGGAAGTACTACGTAAATCCGCTCAGCCAGTTCATCTTTTTTGTAGTGGGCATGCTGCTCGGCATGCTGGCCGATCCCGGACAAAACCTGCGCAGGTGGGCACCGCTCCTTTCTGTTGCTGCGCTGGCGGCCATTTTCCTCTATCCGGCTGCGGGAGAACCGGTGGTACTCGTCAGCGGACACACCCGGATCTGGCTCAGCCTGATCACCATTGCACTTTGCTACTTCATTTACATCAGCGACTTGTCTTTTCTTCCCCGGGCGGTTCAATGGGCCCTGTCGACGCTGGGTGAGATCAGCTACTCGGTATACCTGCTGCACCCGGTCATTTATGCGATGATCAGATGGGTGTTCGGTGAACACTACGCTGCTCACATGTACGAAATCATAGTCATTACGATCGCTGCAACGCTGGTGCTTAGTTATTTCAGTTACGAGTATTTTGAGAAAACCTTCATGAAGCTCGCGCAGAAGTACCAGCCTGGCAAAAAATCCTTATCTCCTGTCAAGTAA
- a CDS encoding sugar transferase: MELTDTPMEVAAMPRSSNAVQFRVIYLNADIEQYLWFSDQYAESLQVAYFENTGGVLEALYENFPADVILAHVNSGGLELLDTIRKSTNFGNIPFVLVVDKLTPELVRTAREKHADDIFSAGFEHGDLITRIRYFKKRQWYVASKASQKISAQNTRTPFWKRAMDVAATGTAVILLLPVFLLVALLIRLDSKGPVFYKSKRVGSGYKIFDLYKFRTMRTDADQMIRKMAALSMYNKATEPVQQMETTGLCDDCRAGNHCKSLLFHDGKQICEKLYNFQKEQKAAFMKFQNDPRITRFGQFLRNSSIDELPQLLNILKGDMSLVGNRPLPLYEAEKMTTDDKILRFAGPAGLTGLWQVTKRGKGKADMSEEERTQLDITYAKEFSFKMDMTIILKTFPALLQSENV; the protein is encoded by the coding sequence ATGGAATTGACAGACACACCGATGGAAGTGGCAGCCATGCCAAGGTCTTCCAATGCAGTTCAGTTCAGGGTAATTTATTTGAATGCAGATATTGAACAATACCTCTGGTTCTCAGACCAATATGCAGAATCTTTGCAGGTAGCGTATTTTGAAAATACCGGCGGCGTGCTGGAAGCCTTGTACGAAAATTTTCCCGCAGACGTCATCCTGGCTCACGTGAACAGCGGCGGCCTCGAATTGCTGGACACCATCCGCAAAAGCACCAACTTCGGCAACATCCCCTTTGTGCTGGTGGTGGATAAGCTTACGCCCGAGCTTGTCCGGACCGCGCGTGAAAAACATGCGGACGATATTTTCTCGGCCGGTTTTGAGCACGGTGACCTGATCACACGCATACGCTATTTTAAAAAGAGACAATGGTATGTGGCCAGCAAGGCCTCCCAGAAAATCAGCGCGCAAAATACCCGTACCCCATTCTGGAAGCGCGCGATGGATGTGGCGGCAACCGGTACGGCTGTGATTTTGCTCCTGCCCGTGTTTTTGCTGGTAGCCCTGCTCATCCGCCTCGACTCGAAGGGGCCTGTTTTTTACAAGTCTAAAAGAGTGGGAAGCGGGTACAAGATATTCGACCTCTACAAGTTCCGTACGATGCGCACGGACGCTGATCAGATGATCAGGAAAATGGCTGCGCTGAGCATGTATAACAAGGCTACTGAGCCGGTTCAGCAAATGGAAACTACCGGTTTGTGCGACGATTGCCGGGCAGGTAATCACTGTAAAAGTCTGCTTTTTCACGATGGCAAGCAGATTTGCGAAAAGCTGTACAACTTTCAGAAGGAGCAGAAGGCTGCCTTTATGAAATTCCAGAATGACCCGCGCATTACGCGTTTTGGCCAGTTCCTGCGGAATTCCAGCATTGATGAACTTCCGCAGCTGCTCAATATCCTGAAAGGGGATATGTCACTGGTGGGCAACCGCCCGCTGCCGCTTTACGAAGCTGAAAAAATGACGACGGACGACAAGATCCTCCGCTTTGCGGGTCCTGCTGGACTGACCGGCCTGTGGCAGGTGACCAAGAGGGGCAAAGGCAAAGCCGATATGTCGGAGGAGGAGCGCACGCAGCTGGACATTACCTATGCGAAGGAATTCTCTTTTAAAATGGACATGACGATTATCCTGAAAACATTTCCAGCCTTGCTGCAATCGGAGAATGTTTAG
- a CDS encoding glycosyltransferase, protein MIILKYIWILLQCLIGFNLVMPVLLLLVYSLRRSRVRNAANALQAAAPADYGIIVTAYEQTHQLPAVVASLLRLQYRNFHIYVVADKCDISNLHFPADKVSVLRPEQVLASNTRSHFYAIRNFIRPHSHLTIIDSDNLTEPDYLDQLNVFFARGFEAVQGVRDAKNLDSTYARLDAARDIYYHFYDGKILFGAGSSATLAGSGMAFTTSLYRKCLEHLDVQGAGFDKVLQEGIVSRGYRIAFAEGAVVYDEKTSGSEQLVKQRARWINTWFKYFGYGFKILFRGLGRADWNQIVFGLVLLRPPLFIFLLLSVAFMLVNAWLAPWVALIWLAGLLTFVLGFYISLRRSHTDQRIYQSLYSIPKFISFQLLALFHSRKANSISVATRHGQPEQNT, encoded by the coding sequence ATGATCATACTCAAATACATCTGGATTTTGCTGCAATGCCTGATCGGGTTCAACCTGGTGATGCCGGTGCTGCTGCTGCTGGTCTATTCACTTCGGCGTTCCCGGGTGAGGAATGCGGCGAATGCACTGCAAGCAGCTGCTCCTGCCGATTACGGCATTATTGTTACCGCCTACGAGCAGACACACCAGCTGCCGGCCGTGGTGGCATCCCTGCTACGATTGCAGTACCGGAACTTCCACATTTACGTGGTCGCCGATAAATGCGACATCAGTAACCTTCACTTTCCTGCGGACAAGGTATCGGTGCTCCGCCCTGAGCAGGTACTCGCGAGCAATACCCGGTCGCACTTCTATGCGATCCGTAACTTCATCCGGCCCCATTCACACCTTACCATTATCGACAGCGATAACCTGACCGAGCCGGATTACCTCGATCAGCTGAATGTATTTTTTGCCAGAGGCTTTGAGGCGGTACAGGGCGTGCGCGACGCCAAAAATCTGGACAGTACCTATGCGCGGCTGGATGCGGCGCGGGACATTTACTATCATTTTTATGACGGTAAAATTCTTTTCGGGGCAGGATCGTCGGCTACGCTGGCCGGGTCGGGTATGGCTTTCACCACATCCCTGTACAGGAAGTGTCTTGAACATCTGGATGTGCAGGGTGCCGGTTTTGACAAGGTTTTGCAGGAAGGTATTGTGAGCCGCGGCTACCGCATTGCATTTGCCGAGGGCGCTGTCGTGTACGATGAAAAGACCAGCGGCAGTGAGCAGCTTGTGAAGCAGCGCGCACGCTGGATCAACACCTGGTTCAAATATTTCGGTTACGGATTCAAGATCCTGTTCAGGGGGCTCGGCCGTGCTGACTGGAACCAGATCGTATTCGGGCTGGTGCTGCTGCGTCCGCCCTTGTTCATTTTCCTGCTGCTGTCGGTCGCTTTCATGCTGGTAAATGCGTGGCTCGCGCCCTGGGTAGCATTGATCTGGCTTGCGGGTTTACTCACTTTTGTACTGGGCTTTTACATATCACTGCGGAGATCACATACCGACCAGCGCATTTACCAGTCGCTGTACAGCATTCCCAAATTCATATCCTTCCAGCTGCTCGCACTTTTTCATTCCAGGAAAGCCAACAGCATATCGGTGGCCACGCGCCACGGGCAGCCGGAACAAAACACCTGA
- a CDS encoding glycosyltransferase yields MDIVITGQQAWDVEIGSNCKNIALEFTKNHRVLYVNAPLDRGSLLKRGSEDKISKRREVIAKKRASMEQVADNLWVLYPDRLIESINWMPRSFIFDLFNKRNNRIFAKSILEAAGKLGFRNFLHFNDNDIFRSFYLKEYLRPHASVYYSRDFMVAVDYWKKHGADLEPRLIAQSDLCVANSTYLANYCRQFNPKSYYVGQGCDLDTFAAGITSPEPADMVKVLRPRLGYVGSLQSLRLDMELLEFIAVTRPDWTIVLVGPEDNEFRQSALHGLPNVLFTGSREVGELPAYINAFDVCINPQILNAVTIGNYPRKIDEYLAVGKPSVATTTDAMSVFAEHVYLAGSKEEYIRLIDLALTEDSAEKVAARRAFASLHTWENSVAEIYKAIAAAGFTI; encoded by the coding sequence ATGGATATTGTCATTACGGGACAACAGGCTTGGGATGTGGAAATTGGAAGTAACTGTAAGAACATTGCGCTCGAATTCACCAAAAATCACCGTGTTCTGTACGTAAATGCGCCACTCGACCGCGGCAGCCTGCTCAAACGTGGCAGCGAGGATAAGATCTCCAAGAGACGTGAGGTGATAGCAAAAAAACGGGCATCGATGGAACAGGTGGCAGACAACCTGTGGGTGCTTTATCCCGATCGCCTTATCGAATCAATCAACTGGATGCCCCGGTCGTTTATTTTTGACCTGTTCAACAAACGCAACAACCGCATATTTGCCAAAAGTATACTCGAAGCCGCCGGGAAGCTGGGATTTCGTAATTTCCTGCACTTCAATGACAATGATATTTTCAGGAGCTTTTATCTGAAAGAGTACCTCAGGCCGCATGCATCGGTGTACTACTCCCGTGATTTTATGGTAGCCGTGGATTACTGGAAAAAGCACGGAGCCGATCTGGAGCCGCGGCTGATTGCCCAGAGTGATCTTTGTGTCGCCAACTCCACTTACCTGGCCAACTACTGCCGGCAGTTTAACCCGAAGTCGTATTACGTAGGACAAGGTTGCGACCTTGATACCTTTGCAGCGGGCATTACCAGCCCGGAGCCCGCCGATATGGTGAAAGTACTGCGCCCCCGCCTGGGTTATGTGGGCTCTCTGCAGAGCCTCAGGCTGGACATGGAGTTGCTTGAATTTATCGCTGTAACACGTCCCGACTGGACGATTGTACTTGTGGGGCCGGAAGACAATGAGTTCAGGCAAAGTGCGCTGCACGGCCTGCCCAATGTACTATTTACCGGTTCGCGCGAAGTAGGGGAGCTTCCGGCGTACATCAATGCATTTGACGTATGCATTAACCCGCAGATTCTCAATGCGGTGACGATCGGTAATTATCCGCGGAAAATAGACGAATACCTGGCAGTAGGAAAACCTTCGGTAGCTACTACGACCGATGCTATGAGCGTATTTGCGGAGCATGTGTACCTGGCCGGCAGCAAGGAAGAGTACATTCGCCTGATCGACCTTGCACTGACCGAAGATTCAGCCGAAAAGGTAGCGGCCCGGCGTGCATTTGCCAGCCTCCATACCTGGGAAAACAGCGTGGCCGAGATCTACAAGGCCATCGCTGCTGCCGGTTTTACCATTTAA